CCAACGTCAGGGCTGCCACGTCGAGCGCATCGGCTGTCGCATGCCGGCTGCGCGACGCGCCCGGCACGGTGCCTTCGCCGCGATTCACGTTGCGGCAGGCATAGCTGCCGAGGTGATCGATGGCCGCCACCGGTTGGCCGAAGCGCTGCATGGCGGCCGGCTGCAGCGCGTGCCTCTCCCACATGAAGAAGGACAGCGCCATCGGGCAACTGAGCGAAGGCGCCGTGCCCAGACGCACGCCGGCCGAGCGCAGCCTGACGGCGTTCTGGAAGCCGCAGCCCGGCGCGGTGACGCGGTCGGGCAGCAGGTCGTATTGCATGCCGGTTTGCGCGAGCGCCGCAAGGCAGCGCGCCGGCTCGGTGCGGGCTCGCGAAAGCCTGAAGCCGGTCAGCCAGTTCGGCGGCGCCATCACGTCGAGCGGCGCCCATGGATTGAAGCGCTCCGGAATCTCGACCCTGCCGGTCGCGACGGCCCACGCACCCACGGCAAGCGCGGCGAGCACGGCGCAGAGCGCGGCCAGGCCGAGCCAGCGCTTGCGGCGCGAAGGCGTCGGCTTTGCCGGATCGGGAATGCGGCGGGAGGGCTCGAGCATGTTTTCATCGTGCCACACGGCACCCTTTGCATTGCCCTGGAGCATGGCTATCCTCCACGGGCATTGCAGTTGAAGCAGGCGCTTGAATTTTCAGGAAGAGAACATGAAAAAAACGGACGCGATCCAGGACCAGCCGGCATCGGAGCTCATCTCGAAACGAATCGCCGAGCTCGGGGGCTGGCGCGGGGAAGCGCTGGGCCGAATGCGCAAGCTCATCCAGCAAGCAGACCCGGGCGTCGTCGAAGAGGTGAAGTGGATGGGCACGCCGGTGTGGTCGCACGACGGCATCATCTGCACCGGCGAGTCCTACAAGGACAAGGTGAAGCTCACCTTCGCAAAGGGCGCCTCTTTGAAAGATCCGGCCGGTCTCTTCAACTCGAGTCTCGATGGCAACGTGCGCCGCGCGATCGACATCTTCGAAGGACAAGAAGTCGATGAATCCGCCTTCAAGGCGCTGGTCCGCGAAGCGGTCGCGCTCAACAGCTCGGGCAAATCGAAAGCTTCGGCGAAGAAGGCGAAAGCCTGAAGGGCTGCTGCTCGAAAAACGGGGCTACCAGAAAGCGTCGTCCTTACGGTCACGTACGACGCGGACGCGGTGCTCGGCAATCTTGCGAATCAGGTCTTCCGGCAGGGGCACGTCGTAGGGAACCTGAAGGTAGTTCTTGGTTGTCTTGTGCTTTGCCAGCTCCTGGCGAAATACCTGCAACCCCGCTTCCGTGGGCGCGAAGCTGAGGTGCGCCTTGTGCGCGGAGAAAGCAAACAGGAACCGGGGCTCTACGAAGAAAGGGGTTCCCCATTTGATCGCTTCCTCGGCGTCCGGCGCCACGCTCTTGAGGATGGCGTGCACCCGGCGCAGATGCGGTTGGCCCTCGGGTGGGGCAGCGCGGATGTATTCGTCGATCGTGGCGGGACGGTTGATTGCCATTTT
The Variovorax paradoxus genome window above contains:
- a CDS encoding iron chaperone codes for the protein MAINRPATIDEYIRAAPPEGQPHLRRVHAILKSVAPDAEEAIKWGTPFFVEPRFLFAFSAHKAHLSFAPTEAGLQVFRQELAKHKTTKNYLQVPYDVPLPEDLIRKIAEHRVRVVRDRKDDAFW
- a CDS encoding DUF1801 domain-containing protein, with amino-acid sequence MKKTDAIQDQPASELISKRIAELGGWRGEALGRMRKLIQQADPGVVEEVKWMGTPVWSHDGIICTGESYKDKVKLTFAKGASLKDPAGLFNSSLDGNVRRAIDIFEGQEVDESAFKALVREAVALNSSGKSKASAKKAKA
- a CDS encoding extensin-like domain-containing protein; this translates as MLEPSRRIPDPAKPTPSRRKRWLGLAALCAVLAALAVGAWAVATGRVEIPERFNPWAPLDVMAPPNWLTGFRLSRARTEPARCLAALAQTGMQYDLLPDRVTAPGCGFQNAVRLRSAGVRLGTAPSLSCPMALSFFMWERHALQPAAMQRFGQPVAAIDHLGSYACRNVNRGEGTVPGASRSRHATADALDVAALTLADGRRITVLQAWPRSGAADAASSTNDPAALLLLDAHRGACRYFNGVLGPDYNAAHRDHLHLETGGYDMCR